GGACCTTATTGCAATCTTGTGACCTGAATATCTATCAAAATATAATAGACAATCTAGTAAATATGTAGCAAATCACAAAAGTAAAGCAAGACAGATACAAGGAGCCAGTGGTAACAGGTTTAGAGATACTAATCTTAGCAGCAAGAGTGCTCATTTTATACATGCACAGATAAGCACAAAATCACAGTGAGTTCAAAGCAGCATAGCAAGGGATCATATCTAGAGTTACCGCAAATGATAAGTTCTACTAGtctatactccctccgtcccaccattaagtgatctatttggtttttaattttgtcccatcattaagtgacctatatcactaaacaacgagatatttctaaaattacccttttaattgattataagaaatataagaaatatgcataatttgataggcatgtttatattcgttacgtaggtgttttaaaatgcttttcaatggtataaagtttgcgaacatccgtggtgtagtttgagagataaatcatttcaaaatttcactaattattatccataaagaTATAAttatataattataaaaaatgattaaaaatctctttttccttgcttgccttaaaatttgtgcaaacttcaagtaggtcacttaatagtgggacggagggagtattagttAGGATATGCAATTTAAACAACTCGGCTAAATATTAATGGTGATTTTTTCCATAAACTGGAGCTGAATATTACCAACTTTCTATTCCAGCACTTCAACAATGGAAATGCAATTAGACACACAATTGGTTTTTCAAGATAATACAACAGCAACCCCTTAAACCAAGTAAACAATCAATGCAAACAATCAATATACAATTCATTGAAATAGCACTCTACTACATTTACCAATTAAATAACAATTCAGCCATGAAACCATAACAGAATCAATTACCTTAGTAACGAAAGTTCCTTTAGGTGATAAAAAGTCTGTGGCGAGTCTAACAGCATCGATAACTAATGAATTCTGAACCGTAGAATCTTGAGCCCAAACACCACCAAAGTTAGGAGAACCATCATGTAACACAACATCAAAACTTCTAAGACCATTTTCTTCCATAAGCCTTTTAATAGTTCTTCTACACTTGGCAGTAGTAATATCTTCTTCGACTGAAATAGCCCCTCTAATAGGTTTAATTGGATAAAGATCAACTCCAAGAACAAAACTACCAACTGGGATTTTCTTAACAGCAACTTGCATCCAACCACCAGGTGCAGCACAAAGATCCAATACGGAATGAGCTGATTttagaaaattgaattttgattCTAATTGAAGTAATTTTAATGATGCTGTAGACCTGTAACCTTGTTCTCTGGCTAGATGATAGTATTTGTCAGGCCTACCACCTCCCTTTGACTTCTGAACCATTTCTCTCTTCTATGtatgtttttagggtttcaaaactTTCAGCAACTCTGCAGGGGTTGTGAGGATGACCACAGAGTACGAGGTTTTAAGAGGCTTAGTAATAGGGCCGTCGAATTTATGGCGTCCGACTAGTGCGCCCCGGGAAAAATGGTGCCCCATTGCCGTAAATAATGTTGGTGGTTGATATGGTTATCCCGACTCCAGTCCGATGACCGAAAGGATCCCGGAGCCTCGACCACAAGCGCCGTATGAATGAAGCTTCATCAAACTGGCGAATTTCGGGTGCTTTTAATGTCCTACAAGGACCCTTTTTCGCATAATCTAACCATGCAAAAATTGAATTTCTGCATGTTATTCTCTGTGAATTTTCTGAAATTGCGTAACATGAAAAATTGAACAAAGAACAGAACAACCCATGGGTGACGTATTGAGCAGAATTACGACAAATAAAACATTCATTCTTATGGTACGGTTTTCTAACAGCAAacagtaacaaaaaaaaaaactggctcACAGAATTCTATAAATTAGGAATCACTGAATCAACGCGTACGCGCCCTCTTATCCTTCTTCATCCGTCGGTCGACTAGAACCTTTCCTTTGCCAGGGGTTTTAACTTGGACTCCCTTCTTTGCAACAACATATTCCTTCTTTGGCCTCTTCGGGGCTGCTTTCCTATAAAGTTTGTCAATCATCTTGCTCTTTGACATGTCAGTGATGTCAGTCTGGTCAGAAATGGTGTTTGCTTTCCTTCTGACGTTCTCACGCTGCCTCAAAGCAACCCGCTTCTTTCGAGCTTTAGCCTGTGCAACCTTCTTTGGAGTCCGAGCATCAATCTCTTTATAAAGTGCCTTCATTGCAGCAATTTCTTCTTTCGTTACAGGCTTCATTTGTTGTCTGTGCCTCTTTTCCTCTTCAAGAAACCATGGGGGCAATTTATCATCGTCAAACATGTACCTGTTGTAAGCGTCATCAAGTAATGcctccctctgtttcttcttcaGCATTTTCTTTGCAGAGGCTAGTATCTCGGCCTTCTTATCGTTATCTTCTTCATCTGATTCGTTGGAGGATGACGATGCAGATGAGTCGTCACTCGAGTCCGTAATAGCAGCTGGGACGACCTCAAAGTCATCGTCTGCTGCTTTAGAAACTCGGGTTTTAGGGAGTTCGAAATTGTTGGAATGCACCGACAGATTCTCTTTTATATCTACTTCCATTTCATTTTCACTCTCCATTTCCCCCCAGATGTTTCCAACTTCTGCAGCTTCAGCAAAGATATCCTGACTAAACCATTGCTGTGTAACCTGTTCTTGTGTTTGTGCTTCCTCCTCTTGAAGAGAGATCACTAAAGGATTCACTTCACTAGGTACCATTTCTCTGTCAGAATCATGCTCTAATTCAACAGCATCGTCACCCTTCAgggatggaaaaaaaaaatcaaacagagAAAATAGAAGAGAAATCAAACAGGACCGAATATCACCTAATAAAAAGCGGCATTGAGACAAAGGCAAGACAAAAAGATCGAAACTGAGATGCTTCAGGCAGAGGTCGTCCAGAGcagatttaatcaaatcataaggGTAAGAAGATACATGCCAGCAAGACGTCAGTAATGAAACTTCCCCTTGTCAAATCATACTGATTTCCAACATACCTTATACAGCTCTTTTTCATCGAAGGCCTTCTTAGAACGCTTTCGCTGCTGAGAACTTCCTTCTTTTCTAGTTATATATTGTTCGTAAGCTTCATCAAGGAAATCCTCGATTTGCTCATCATACCTAGTCAGACGAATGCACATTTTCAGTCACACTAAATGTACAACAGTGGTATTGTCAGGGAGTTTCCTTAAAGCAGGATTAAGGGATGAGAAAGTTTACCGCTTTTTCTCTTCATCAGCGTCAATATCACTGGATGGATCATTTTGGGTACTAGTCTCATACTCATCATTCTCGCTATCTCCTAAATTCCCATCTTCATAATTGACTGAGTCAACAGCTTCTAGATCCTTCTTTCCCTAAAAGAATCAGAACAGCAAAAGTAGGAACCATTAGTATGTGAGATAGTGCTTGACTAAGATGTGAGTATCGGTAATTCTGGTATATTCTGTGTCAATACTAGTTTCAACTAAATCCTGGAACTAAGAACCAAAGAGAAAGTTTCAAGTTGAAGGAATTGCCATTGTAACATAAAAACCTTGATAGATGAAAGAGAAAACAACTCATCATCAACATAACCATCTTCCAGTGCATCTACCAGCATCCCGGTTGATTTACGTAATTTATCCTGCAGAATTTTCAAGAAAGCAAACGAAAGAATCAGCTAAAAAGCATTCAGACTCACGCAGCTGTAAAGACGCCTAATAGGGATACAGTCTAATGACCTTAGCTTGTCTTCTCGCAGCAACTTTCTTTGCACGTTTCTTCTTGCGCTCCATAGCGTATGTCAGCTCTTCCATTTCCTTAAGCATCTTACCATCATCGTCGCCGTCGTCAACAGCCTTATTTTCATCATCAGCATCAGTAGGTTTAGGAATAGCCTTTTGCGTAGGGGATAGTGCTTTTCTCAAACCTATCCTCCACCTATAAATTTGGAGACAAACATGAAACTAAATGAGAAAGAAAATATTGCCAGCTAATATAAATAACTATCACCCGTTTCCAACATAAATATTTGAGGACCATATGTTTATCTACGAATGAATATTCTGCAATATACTTCATCAGATGCTTGAAGTCTGTCTTTCCCAAAACCTGCAGATCTTCACATAGCGCCTTCACCTGAAAAGACAAGGTAACTAGAAATTAGTTGAAAAGCAGCAAATGGAGAATTCAACCTGATACAAATAATTAACATTCTATTTTAGATGATATATATACAAAACACTATTGACCAGTTGACAAAGATACATGAAACAGCAATTACTATAAGAAATGGAGTCCCGCTATCTTAAACAACAACACAGCTCCAAAATTTGACACATTGAAAATGGGAAGTACCTCTTCAGTGGTTAAGATATGATCTTTCAATG
This is a stretch of genomic DNA from Papaver somniferum cultivar HN1 chromosome 1, ASM357369v1, whole genome shotgun sequence. It encodes these proteins:
- the LOC113288248 gene encoding adoMet-dependent rRNA methyltransferase spb1-like; this translates as MGKKVKGGARLDKYYRLAKEQGYRSRASFKLLQLESKFNFLESAHSVLDLCAAPGGWMQVAVKKVPVGSFVLGVDLYPIKPIRGAISIIEDITTVRCRATIKKLMKENGVRSFDVVLHDGSPNIGGAWAQEATVQTSLVVDAVRLATEFLSPKGTIVTKIFRSQDYNKVLYCLNQLFDKVEVTKPIASRSTSAETYIVGKKYKAPAKIDPRLLDVKYLFDVEQENRKVANDVLGKPVPIPRVGYEKDMSVLRTIVLASDFVWSEIPLEVLQTATSISFKDPACIPLKDHILTTEEVKALCEDLQVLGKTDFKHLMKWRIGLRKALSPTQKAIPKPTDADDENKAVDDGDDDGKMLKEMEELTYAMERKKKRAKKVAARRQAKDKLRKSTGMLVDALEDGYVDDELFSLSSIKGKKDLEAVDSVNYEDGNLGDSENDEYETSTQNDPSSDIDADEEKKRYDEQIEDFLDEAYEQYITRKEGSSQQRKRSKKAFDEKELYKGDDAVELEHDSDREMVPSEVNPLVISLQEEEAQTQEQVTQQWFSQDIFAEAAEVGNIWGEMESENEMEVDIKENLSVHSNNFELPKTRVSKAADDDFEVVPAAITDSSDDSSASSSSNESDEEDNDKKAEILASAKKMLKKKQREALLDDAYNRYMFDDDKLPPWFLEEEKRHRQQMKPVTKEEIAAMKALYKEIDARTPKKVAQAKARKKRVALRQRENVRRKANTISDQTDITDMSKSKMIDKLYRKAAPKRPKKEYVVAKKGVQVKTPGKGKVLVDRRMKKDKRARTR
- the LOC113318474 gene encoding adoMet-dependent rRNA methyltransferase spb1-like; this encodes MVQKSKGGGRPDKYYHLAREQGYRSTASLKLLQLESKFNFLKSAHSVLDLCAAPGGWMQVAVKKIPVGSFVLGVDLYPIKPIRGAISVEEDITTAKCRRTIKRLMEENGLRSFDVVLHDGSPNFGGVWAQDSTVQNSLVIDAVRLATDFLSPKGTFVTKIFRSQDCNKVLYCLKQLFDKVEVTKPIASRSTSAETYIVSKNYKA